TGATGTACAAAAAATAACTTGTCTCAAAGTGATTaattcctgaagaaaaaaaaaatacaatggcaTCAGTTAcatcaaattttatatttttctgtcaaAGTCCTCCATAATGTCGGCCTTGGATATACTTTTGCTCTTAATGGTCAACTTGCTGCATAACAAACAAGTGCTCACCATTAGATATGCGGTCAAGAGATgggcattaaataaaaacaaatagggTAATCTCCCTCTCACTCTAACTTAACCTTTCTTGGAAATCCATGGTCCTCTCCTTGTCTTTTCTCTTCAAGGCAAAAAGAGGATCACCATAAACAAACTAACAGGGTCTTTTAAATAGGCAACACTCTCTCATTTGGAAGCTCCAGTCTTTTAATTATGGAGTATAGTGTTGTGTACAGCATGCATTTACGTTTTGCTTTTATATTATGATACAGCAACAGGCATATTTAGACTTGagatctgtgtatgtgtgggagttgGCAATAATTTTagtaatttaaaagaaatcaatgtcaaacagaaaaggaaaaaaaaaaaaaaagacatcttaCTTGTGCGTAATAATCTGTGGAAGGAGATGACCTGGACCTCTCATGTCTGTACTGGGGCTTCTCATGCTCTTCAAGGCCTGCATCAAGGATATTATCGGCTGAATGGTATCGCCCAGAACTCTTGGTTTCCAAGAGTTTTCTCTGCTCTTTCCAGGATGCCTGATATTCTGCAAAAGTTCCTAACCTCCGGGACTGTTCAGGTTTTGCAGACTTAGCAACTGCCTGGTGGCCTCCATAATAAATACGATCTCTAGTTCTTTCTTGTGGGTCTAGTATATTTTCAGAGCCCAAGGAAGCTGCACGAGCCCTTCTCTCTCGCCATGATTCCCCACCGTCATTTCCATGAGACTTTCTAGCAAGTTCCTCACGCACACTGGCTGGAGTTGGTTTATGTGCAGGTTTTTGATGCGTGGATTTACTGGTCTCTTCAAAGAACTTCCACCTGTCAGCAAATGAACCAAGTACTTCTTCTGATGTGTTTGGACAGCGATGGCAGTCTTCTGAAATTCCCACTTCATGCATCTTCTCTGGCTCAGAATAGGACCTTAATTTCTGTTCCGTAGTAAACCGTTTTCTGCCTCCAATGCGCAgaacctgttgagaaccactccCTGACAGATTTACTTTCACCTGCGTAGGCTCAGAGAGTTCTGAAGCATCTTCAGAAGGAAAAGCCAATGTAGAGAAACTCTGGCTATGTATCCTGTACTCTGGTGACATGGAGGGATGGTCAGAAGGCCCAGGCTCCAAGTCCCGGCGTTTGAAAGAAGTAGCTTTCAGcaccctggcctgggcttccttCAAGTGGTCTTTATAGGTGCTGGTGAAGGAATGATCTGAAGAAATGAAATTTTCTATGAAATCTGGCTTCCAGTTTCCAGTGTGCTCCTCTGCTTCACATGGCTCATTTAAGGCTGCTGTGCTTTTGCTCTTCTGCAGTCGAGCTCGCCTCGTCTGGATTTCATTTCTTAGAGCTGTTGCATAACGATCATTCCTGCGTGGCTGCTTGGACATCAAGGCATCGACCGAAGGGTGCCTATCTCTTCCAGTTGCAGGGCAGCCTTCAGGCCAGCTTTTGCCCTCCTGAGCTAAGGAGTGTAACATTGGTGTGCTCTGAGGGGAGATTTTACTACTCTCTTCATCACAGCTCAAATCTTTCTGGTGAGCTCTCTGTTCAACAGCCACAGTACTTTGCTTATCACTCCTTGCACTGGTTCTTTCaatacttttggattttttaaaCTCTTCCACTGCAACAGATCTACTGCCTCCGCCTTCCAGTTTGCGATAGTCTGTCTTCTCGCAgctctcctgtgaagatttgtcATGTTGCTGAGGTAGGTAGCATGTTGGCGTTTCGATCACAGTGGTCATGGCAGACTTTTCAGATGAGGCAGAAGGCACATCATCACTGGCACCCGCCTTCCTAATCTCTGCCTTGAAGTGCGTTGGCTGAGCGATTCCCTGAATTGGTTGTTTTGCAGTTACACAGTAATAGCGACTTGGTCCAGTATTCTCTGCCTTCTGTTCAGCAGCAGTGTTGGTAGAGGGGAAGGGACCAGGCAGTCTGACTTGTGGTGGATTACACAAGTGATTAGTAGGCAGTTCTTTAGTGCCACTGTAAAAGGTCACATCTTGTTGCAAATTAGGTGAATTTGAAACTCTAGCATGGGGGAAGAAAGTACTTTCATCACTATGCTGGCGCTGGTGATGGTAACCATAAGCAGGCTGTGCAAATCGAACATCAGTGCTAGACAAAGAGGACTGCAGTCTGTTAGTATTTGATACATTATTATTGTACCTATCAGAGGACGACGAACCACGATCCAGATTGGTATCAGACCTGTAGTTATTCATTCTCCTAGCTTCTGCAGAGCCCCTATCATTTAATCGAATTAGTTTTTGCTGATAATCAGAAGCCTCCTTGCTCCATTCACCCTTGGGCTGAGACTTGCTGGGAACTGTAAAGTGCTGGGTGCTAGTGCTGTCTGAGTGCACAGGGCCATGGGTCTTCTCATGCCCTTTTGTGACAGCAAAGCTATCACTGCGGAGAGGAGgcgtagggggagggggagaatacgATGCCTTTTTCTTGTCAGGAACATGCCAGACTGGCCCAAAGTTTGACCTTCCACAACCAGAGAGCTTAGCATCAGAATGATCTTCCGGTCTTGGATTCCTGTTACTCTCATATGGCACGGGAGATGGTGAATATTCCCATTTGTCCTCCACTTTATTTTCATTTGGGAAATGGCTCTGTTTACTGTCCCCATGCTTTACGGTGTCCCAGTGGCCAACTTTGTAGAGCATGTTTTCTGTTGAAGCAGCATCATTTTTGGAGAAAGTGTGATCAGGAGTGCTGGAACTTGTAGAAAATGAGCCGTAAGCGGAATCGTGTTTGCTTTGGTTGCCTAGATGATCAATGCTGTTACTGGACCTGGCAGAAGAAAGTCTCCCATACTGATAAGCTTGGGAATAGTGGTCTAAGCTGTCCATGCTCCCTTGAGAACTAAAATGGTCAGAAGTACGCTGTAGGTTTGCCTGATCCCATGAGTTTGGCAAGTCATGAGAGGAAgagctgcagcaaaaaaaaaaaaaatcaaaagggaAAGATTACAACAAAGGTTATTCACCAACAATAAGAAATAATAAGAAAATGCAAAATATACTGTGCGCACATCGTCCAAACCAAAAGATACAATATCATATTTCAGCATGTGCAACAGAAAGGCGATTAATGGCTAAACAAGTGGATATAAAAATTCTCTCATAACGGTATTTTGCACTTCTATTGTACCTTTTATTATTAAAACATTCTAAAATGCTTTAAAGTGGCAGTTTTACTGAATTCTGTCAACACAACCATGTTTCTGTGCGTACAAAAGCTGACTTGAGCACAACAAAGCTCAAGACAGCTCTGAAAGGAGAGGAAATAAAGATTCCTTCCCCAGTTACAAAGGGACAGCCAGCCAGAGGGAGCAACTCTTCTCCATGTCAAATACAGTCCACGACAGAGCTGGGATAAGAACCTACAAAATCATGCCCTACACTCCTTTTCAAGCTCGTAGACATTTCAGAAATCTAACAGGGACAGAATTCTCACTCGCTCTCACCAAAAATTCCATCTTTAGCCCTCCATTAAAGCCTAGTGCTAATGGAAAGCTTTAATAACCAGAATCTGCACATTCATATCATTCTTAGATCTAATATATGCCAATATAGCTCACATTTATAAAAATCTGATATCCCGCTATTCGCGTCTAACAGAAACAAGCAGAGCACAATAAAACATGCACAGTTACACTCCAACACCTATATCTGCACTAATCCCTTCCCTCCACTCTTAACCAATCCTGATAAAATATCACCAACCAACCTCACAAATATGTTATTGccaaaatcctgaaaaccaggtgtGGCTGACTGCCTGGAGTTTTAGGAAACTCAGCCCTAGAACCCCAACTTTTTAACTACAAAGGGCATCATGAGCCTTTTCTGCTCTTCATCATCAGTGACCTTTCAAAACCTCTCTCAGGTATATCAGTGGGAGGAGCAAGGTCACAGATTTGATTGAAGGGCTGAGATGGAAAGGAGAAATAGGTGGAGGAggataaggaaaaagcagaaatgttaAACCATTACTTCGGTATTCACTGAAAAAGGGATCAGAGACAAACCACCATACTGATGGTTAGGGAATTATGGTAGGGAGGGTAAATACCATACCATCATGGAAGAGGGGGGCTTGTATGGAGCTGGAAAAACTGCaagtggataaagccatgggAACAGACAGGATATCAGGGGAGCCTAGAGAGGTTCTGATGGCTCCCCAAGCACATATTTCATAATTCTTTGTAGATGGGTTTGATTCTGCCAGACTGGAGAAAGGTGAATGCTGTCCATCTTTATAAAAGTAATAACAGGGAGGCAgctggaaattacagaccagttactTTGAATTTGGTggtggaaaattaatggagacttttgAAGCAAAGGACAGTGAAACATCTTGAAACTAGCGGGTTACAAGATCCAAAATAATATGGTTTTTACCTTAAGGTGGTCATGTCAGATGAACCAGATCAATTTCTTTcaattgggtaactagagaattagattCAAGGCAGGCACTGGATGGAGGGCACTTGCATGTGcaccaagcatttaaaaaaaataaaaacataaaggtGATACCTTGATAtgggactaacaatacatttcttgactagtatttcaagtggactaacatatCATCTACTCTATTTTAgcaaagcttctttttttttaaagcttgatatttaattttaatatattcAAATAATCATAATCTACAAGAGAAAAATGTATATCCCCAAGCGCATTCTATACCCCAAAGCAATACCATCATAATATAAGAGCTCCACAAATAAAAGGGAAGGCAAGATGTCAGAACAAGAAAAATTAAAGACAACCATGGCCTAACTCTGCTACAAGCCAAACACGAAAGCATCATTCCTTATTAATCAAAAATAAGGAAAACCCATCGTACTTGAACCCTCTGATGTAATGGAGCTGACATCTGGAAATGCACTTCCAGTGTAATAACTTCTGCTTAGACAGGAAGCCAGAAAGTTGAGAATTTATATGTAACGTGACATTTATTAGGATATTTCAAAGAAAAAGCTGCTCCTAGCAGAGTGCAAAAAgaaaaaggtctctctctctctctctctcttagtctGGGTCAAACATGACACATTCAGGCAAATCCTAGCACAACAACCCATGAAGCCCTTTTTAATATTACGGAGGAAAAAAATGCATTATTAAATTGTCAGGTTCCAAGATGAAAGCAACTCGTTAAGTCTCCTTGTCAGCAGCTTCTTCCGCAGAGGACATCTCCTGTGTCACTTACAAAACCGTCTGGGGGGGCGCAGCCAATTTAGAAGAAAGGTAAAATGCCTTGGATAATGGGTGCAAAGACTGCCCTGCAAACATTcaaccaaatatatatatatatatatatatatatattttattttttttttaatgccagaaaGCAACTCTAAATGTGGAAAATTTATCACCCTGTCATTTTTCACCTGGATATAATTCTGAAGAGATTCAGTCCTTTTGGCAGTAGATAAACTTTCCCTGGCAACCACAGATTTAAATAAATCTGGTTCTCCCATTTTCTAACTCGCTCACGGGAGGctcgatgtaataaggtgcatttGGAAGAGGGCACAGTTTAACCGGCAGCTGGGCACATGTTTTGTGCGTGCAAACTGTATTGCCGATGCAGCAAGGGGTTTTGCACACAACAGTATGCATACAAGTTAGTGACCTTCCAGGTAAACCCCATGTTAATGATGGCATTAGATATTACCCTTCCCAGAGGAGAGTGGAGCATTGGCTTAACTCGAGTTCTGTTAATGCAGGACATTTTACTCCTGGCCAGCCGTAAAGTTTCTGGCGTTAGTATTTGTGTTGGGTTGATTGGGAGTTCTGGGGCTGGAGGACCCTACGTCCTGGATTTCTGCGCACAAAAGGGGTTTTGTGCTCAATCTCCCCCTTTTCTCGCCTCATTAAAAATATCTTAAATGGCCATACAGAGCTACTCTCTCCTGACCTCCCTCCAAATAGTTTCAGCCTCTCCTTCCCTCAAAACACTGCCAGCCCAGCCTCCTCCCAACAAGGGCAGTGACATTGGGGAGGAAAATCCTCCTTTCCAGGTGTCAGTAGAAGGGAAGGAGAAAGCAGTCCTGCAGGGCGCGTGAGAGGCGAGCCCTCCTACTTCCTTCCCCTGCAGTCTGTCCCACAGGCTCTGCTCTCTCCTCTGCTGCCTCactatttatgcacacaaaacagacCCTTTTCTCCCCTCATTTAAAACATGCGCTCAGCCTATGCAAAAGGCTGAGCGAACATTTCAACCCACATTTTTGTGtttgtgcactttaaaaaaaaaaagttttagccattgggattatttatttatttatttttaaacagtgcaCAGTCGTAACGCATGGCTTATTACATCAGTCCCTGAAGTAGCGTTCAACATCAATTCAATACACTGGGTATTAACCTTCTTTTCTCAAAAACTCCGTTTAGGAATAGATATAGCTTCAGGAACTGTTTCTAAAGTTATTGGCTGTGGTTTCTCACAAACCGGTTGTGAAGTGCCAGCTCCTTCCTGGGTCAGACTCACACATTCCCTGGATTTGTGGGTCGAAAGTTTTggctttctttctctgattttgcTGTAAAAGGCTGGCGTGAAGTGTTAACATTGTAAACTAGAGGGCCTGACTCGATGCCTCAGCCCTTGTGGAAGACCCAGGGTTCAGTCCCCTGGCCCAGCACTGCTTCCTGGGTTGCCTAGCATGGGGGGGCTTCAGTTTTAGTCCTTGTGGTTCAAAGTAAGTTTTAAACTGATTTTATATGGATTTGTTAATGATAAGAAATGCTGCTGGATTAGGAGTGTAAagacatttttatgttttattattttcaattgcTTTGTATGTGCAAAATCATTTTGTAAATCATTAGGAGCTACAGATCAGCAGCAACCAACAAATGTAAAAGGTAACATGTAACAGTAAAGATAACATTCACAGCCCATGGGGGGGAGGAAGTTCGAGCTGCTGCACAAAAGTGACCTCTGCTGGCTGGAACTAGAGTGCATGTACACCAAACTCCGGAGGGACCTGTGGTCTGCGGCTCCTGCACAAGGATTCACACTGCAATACCTGGTCTAGGGGAAAATAGCATGGGGAGTTGCAAAACGAAGCCACAGTGTGTTCCTGCTCAATAGAAGGCAGCTCaaacggctcgatccagtaaggccgcggtaaaaacagtgaggtagtgtcaggcgcacccttcctccccgcacgcacagttctcttcactaactccccgatactctcctctaatcgcatgcaaatgcatgccgcggctgtgaagcgttagggaagggttatgcccgcgcaacccattttactgtataggcgctgtaacagtgcctatacagtaacctgggtgcgctggtacctgtcatttcaaatgacatttgaaatgacaggcaccaggaagtgtaaaaaagtttaaaaagtgtaaaaaacaaaaatacctgtgtgttatataaaaaaataaaacaattttaaatacctgtcggagggccgtgggtccaggcggccggtgggcagccatcagcggcatccggtagtcccttctcccttcctccctccctcccctgcctggatgagcgccaaaatcgcacgggcgggtcggcagcggggggggggggggggggggggcggcagcagaatccgggagcggcgggtaggcagcagcggggtccgggggggcaggggcagcggcagcgggggggcggcagcaggatccgggagcggcgggtaggcagcagcggggtccgggggtggcagcgagatccggggagccagcagcggcagcatgttcgatcgcgcaggcaggtaggtggcaaagtaaagatggccgcctgcacgggaaaatcgtgcaattggccgctgaagacgtgacatcacaccccgtgacgccaaacgtcgtgacgtcacgtcttcagcggccaattgcacgattttcccgtgcaggcggccatctttactttgccacctacctgcctgcgcgatcgaacatgctgccgctgctggctccccggatctcgctgccacccccggaccccgctgctgcctacccgccgctcccagatcctgctgccgcccccccgctgccgctgcccctgcccccccggaccccgctgctgcctacccgccgctcccggatcctgctgccgccccccccccccccccccgctgccgacccgcccgtgcgattttggcgctcatccaggcaggggagggagggaggaagggagaagggactaccggatgccgctgatggctgcccgccgccccaccggccgcctggacccacggccctccgacaggtatttaaaattgttttatttttttatataacacacaggtttttgttttttacactttttacacttaccataacaggcccgagccttgctactttttcgtttgtttttttttgccctggtcccgtccggtctcctgcagccccgtccggtccggacggggctgcaggagaccggacgggaccagggcgggtaagcaatgtttttaccctacactacactaactcctactagggggaggcggtaaactagcaggttaaggccgcgacagaacagcgggttagggaggagataatatcagcgcccgttacagtatcgcaggggaatagataattccttcattatacagctttttcgttcatttacatgccgggtgcggaaagggttatgcgtctgttttcagaagcgatacggacgcgtgaaactggagactgtatcgccgaactgccttgcgtgcccgaattgtgcgctacgagcacgttacagacgggcaatcctcgagcggacgatactggatcgagctgatagTGAGTTGGAAGCcgaaaaggagcaggagaaaaacaGGTGGGGCTAAAATCCCCTAAAAAAAATCATTGTAAACTGAAAAACTTAAAGGAGGAAATTTTAGCCTCTGCCAAACTGGGATTACTGCTTCTCCACTTCTCTAATCAGATTTAATTCTGTACATAGGGGaccgttttcagtttttatttttccccagaaTTTATCATTGCTtgtaataagaataaaaatatttacctaggaaaattagttttttttaCACTAAAGTTCTCCTACTTTTGTTCTTGCTGTAGTAAACACTGATATATTCCTGggcaaaataatataaaaactgaTTATCTAAACTGCTCAGCCTCACTTAgcacttttatttaaaaatatcttacacgcttattttaacaaattttcaGTGAGCTACAATATAAAAATGAAAGAGCATGTATCTTGCCCACATTCCAACTGACAGatcaatacaattaaaaaataaaactgcgtATCCATATTCCTTCCTGAagattaaataaaatcaaaacacttGTGAAAATAATCATGCTTTTAATAAGCTGCTTGTGGAAGAACAACAAATCTCAAGTATGCCACAACTTCCACAGAGCCTGTAAGGTGAGCTTCTCTTATCAAGGGGATCACTaacaggcgctctctctctctccccgagaGCATAGTGAACAATTCGGAccataaaaaaagaaagtttatCCCCAAGGTAATCAGCATCCAGAGCCGGCCCGAGGGCAAAAGGCACCGTGGTTGAAAATAGCTGATGGCATCCCCCTCTCCTCTAACTGATCCGCAAGTCCCGTCTTTGGTGTGGATTAGAATTGGCAAGGGTGCAGGCAGGTTTTCCCtccaacaggctgatgcaatatcggcgtgggggaaaaacggacgctcatgaCCGCGCGCCCATCGGCCTCTCTGGGGCGCCcaaattaatatttaaattggctaCCGCGgtaaaaaaaaggaggtgctaggggaaaccGTGCgctcctagcacctcctcggcagcagggcccaggagaggtcggctggcagctcaattttaccagcatcctttttcctaacctgtgcacgtgacttttttttttaggattcctcctcctcctttcctcctcctcctactttttgttcctttgacttaatatcaccacaatattaagtatTAAGTAGgcggaagtacagaaaagcagtattttctatacacttttttggcctgctcagaaattaacgcttgctccaggcaggcgttcatttctgagggtaaaaatgtggcattgggcgcactttttttttttttttaatcggggagattagctaatagcttcatcaacatgcatttgcatgtgatgagcgctattagctttgcgaggggggggggatgcccattttggatgcgctaatccccttatagtataaggggttgtggacgtgcgtccaaccacgggttaaccagtgtgcttggctgagcgcactgtattgcttcAGCCTACAAGTGAGCAGTGCGGGTGGAGTCCCCCCAGCAACTGTCCCTCCCACCGCCCCGATTTTGCTGCGATCACAATAGCAGCTTCCaagcacctcttttttttttttttattgaattttcattatcATATAATGACAACAACtttgaaagaaaaacagaaaaagataaCATTAATGCAGGAGGTATATACATCtccaatacaaattaaaaaggaAACTAAATTAAGTTTAAGTCACCTATTACAGGAGTGATATTCCTTCCGACTCAACATGTTAAGaaataacattattatttataagAATAAGTGGGGAACCATATTAAAGCGGTTCATAAGGAAATAAATTTATAGGAATTGGCAGTTTCATCTAGCacaacattttacttttccttccaTGCCCTAGATCCACATGGAGACATTAAGAATGTGAGTCCAGGTATAGACGTAACTGTTGAGGATCcgaaaaaatatatctatcattCTGATGTATCAAAAGGCATCTAGAGGAAAATCGCAAGAAATATTTAGCTCCTCGGGAGAGGACTTCATTTTTCATCTGAAGAAATAACTTCCTTTTTTCCTGTGTTCTTTTAGTAATGTCAGGGAACACTCTTACTTGAGACCCATAAAAAGAAGATTGATGTTTTCTAAAAGATAATctcaatatattttctttatcagaaagcagaaaaaaagatacAAACAAGGTTGCTCTCGCTTCAATTTTAGCTTCATAAGATTTCTCTAGGAAGTCTGTAAGGTTGTCGAATGCAGTATTATCCCTGTCTTCTTGCTGTTTTGTAACTTCTTTCCCAGGAAGAtagtaaatttttgaaaattctggtATAGCATTTTCAGACAGtcccaatatatttataaagtagCTTTTAAGGAGATCTTCCGCAGTTGCCCATTTTGttttaggaaaaaaaaggaatcttAAGTTATTTTTCCTTACTTCATTTTCTAAAAAGTCCATCCTGTTAGTCAGCATATTTTCTGACTTAATGAGGTTAGTTTGAAcctcttttatttcctttatctCTGTTTCTGCATTTATTAGAGTTTTTTCAACTGTCTGTACTCTGTTTTCCAAATTTTGTGTTTTATCCATATTACTTTTTACAGCTTTTGTCAGTTCATTCATAGCGATATTCATATTAGAAAGCACTTTCCAGATTTCAGTGAGAGTTATTCTTTCTGGCATTACTAGATCTGTACTCAACTGTACATGTATCCCGGTCTCCTCACCTCTTGTCGCCATGGGGTCCCTCTTGTCTGGACTCTCCTGCCGTGAATCCTCCATGTTGTCTCTGGAGCCATGTTCTTCTTGGCTCACCGAGGACAATGATATTTCCTCATGTCCTCTCTGAGCAACCTCGGAGGTACACGGTGGGGTTGTCCGATGTTCCGTCCCACCAGAAAACTGGGGTCTGTATGACaaggagggcacctctggggctccggggcttaaagatatttcttCGGCTAGGGCGTCCGACGGCCGCTTTCCGTCTAAGACGCCAGCAGCCAAGCTCTCCGGTATTTGCTGTGCCGCACGAAAAGCTTCCTCCAGACGAGTTTGCCGCATTGAAATTTCCGGAGTGGAGGTAAGGATCTCTCAaatccttgcctttcttttcgAATGAGGCATGTAATTTTAGATTCAATTGGCAAAAGTTCTTAGGAAATCTGCGAGGAAGAGGAGAGCAGAGGAGTTCCCGTGCTCAcgatgcggcggccatcttggttccccaAGCACCTCTTAACCTAAGCCACATTGGGGCCCAGAGGAGCATAAATTTGTATATCATTGGCATAAATATGGAATGCCACATTGATGACAAATAGTTGTCAAAGGCTGAATAAaggtattaaataaaaaaaggtgaaagaattgAGCTGTGTGGAACTTCACAAGACACTGGACATTCAGGTGACCAATGCTCACTCCATATATACAAGGGCTTGCGCCCCGTGTGCGAGCCCGCTGCTAACTGTGGCGGCGCCGGGC
This sequence is a window from Rhinatrema bivittatum chromosome 5, aRhiBiv1.1, whole genome shotgun sequence. Protein-coding genes within it:
- the SHROOM2 gene encoding protein Shroom2 isoform X4, with amino-acid sequence MDLSGFRQEAICLVKGSHRTLKLIVKRKNDLACRPHSWHSTKFTESPLETTSSQLSSANVCTSWHSRYHSSSSSHDLPNSWDQANLQRTSDHFSSQGSMDSLDHYSQAYQYGRLSSARSSNSIDHLGNQSKHDSAYGSFSTSSSTPDHTFSKNDAASTENMLYKVGHWDTVKHGDSKQSHFPNENKVEDKWEYSPSPVPYESNRNPRPEDHSDAKLSGCGRSNFGPVWHVPDKKKASYSPPPPTPPLRSDSFAVTKGHEKTHGPVHSDSTSTQHFTVPSKSQPKGEWSKEASDYQQKLIRLNDRGSAEARRMNNYRSDTNLDRGSSSSDRYNNNVSNTNRLQSSLSSTDVRFAQPAYGYHHQRQHSDESTFFPHARVSNSPNLQQDVTFYSGTKELPTNHLCNPPQVRLPGPFPSTNTAAEQKAENTGPSRYYCVTAKQPIQGIAQPTHFKAEIRKAGASDDVPSASSEKSAMTTVIETPTCYLPQQHDKSSQESCEKTDYRKLEGGGSRSVAVEEFKKSKSIERTSARSDKQSTVAVEQRAHQKDLSCDEESSKISPQSTPMLHSLAQEGKSWPEGCPATGRDRHPSVDALMSKQPRRNDRYATALRNEIQTRRARLQKSKSTAALNEPCEAEEHTGNWKPDFIENFISSDHSFTSTYKDHLKEAQARVLKATSFKRRDLEPGPSDHPSMSPEYRIHSQSFSTLAFPSEDASELSEPTQVKVNLSGSGSQQVLRIGGRKRFTTEQKLRSYSEPEKMHEVGISEDCHRCPNTSEEVLGSFADRWKFFEETSKSTHQKPAHKPTPASVREELARKSHGNDGGESWRERRARAASLGSENILDPQERTRDRIYYGGHQAVAKSAKPEQSRRLGTFAEYQASWKEQRKLLETKSSGRYHSADNILDAGLEEHEKPQYRHERSRSSPSTDYYAQDDSAGARRRRRAEDGREEQQDALAENGSPEAGSSPLRHIEIGHVTDSAGERGDDFDQNLGHRRKSSSRPSETREPLVPAQESRARSGTLPSDYRYSAEIKDCSLPSFIHSEPHAVNENRSCHQGRGEDSQQIDPAVSNKKRRPPPQRPPPPKLDSNIKYKCPDGLASSPGTFLDSLLTVPSKPAPSCSPSAADAVGLSITRSPAERVSARLQEPRQTSSSENERQHLEKTHLSSEPALPLKYRFLQKSGMETSRSPSPQFAPQKLTDKPPVSVQDENPARIERVIGKNTTVKMVPIKIVHSESHAEKENRQNLLSNIEPPVLPSGLEKDQIKTLSTSEQSYSRFCAYTRQDPEYEVENQTRTADSQRANSPESILKDSDISNLSINYTKAKEKTFEDLKSEELAREIVGKDKSLADILDPNVKLKTAMDLMVGIFPKDDHLLEDAQQRRKFLAKIPSPKLTEEKKEEQSMPSAVSLTTSSAYYSTSAPKAELLIKMKDMQQQQQQQQAEEDSEEELDCDLSEKKQELIDSISRKLQVLREARESLLEDIQANNVLGDEVEAIVKDVCKANEFDKFRMFIGDLDKVVNLLLSLSGRLARVENALNNLDGSASPEERRTLEEKQKLLTRQHEDAKELKENLDRRERIVFDILASYLSEESLADYEHFVKMKPALIIEQRELEDKIKLGEEQLKCLTDSLPLDRTK
- the SHROOM2 gene encoding protein Shroom2 isoform X3; the protein is MTDRGVQEVSNLTVCLNTGGCGSDRNNSRIETEKNDLACRPHSWHSTKFTESPLETTSSQLSSANVCTSWHSRYHSSSSSHDLPNSWDQANLQRTSDHFSSQGSMDSLDHYSQAYQYGRLSSARSSNSIDHLGNQSKHDSAYGSFSTSSSTPDHTFSKNDAASTENMLYKVGHWDTVKHGDSKQSHFPNENKVEDKWEYSPSPVPYESNRNPRPEDHSDAKLSGCGRSNFGPVWHVPDKKKASYSPPPPTPPLRSDSFAVTKGHEKTHGPVHSDSTSTQHFTVPSKSQPKGEWSKEASDYQQKLIRLNDRGSAEARRMNNYRSDTNLDRGSSSSDRYNNNVSNTNRLQSSLSSTDVRFAQPAYGYHHQRQHSDESTFFPHARVSNSPNLQQDVTFYSGTKELPTNHLCNPPQVRLPGPFPSTNTAAEQKAENTGPSRYYCVTAKQPIQGIAQPTHFKAEIRKAGASDDVPSASSEKSAMTTVIETPTCYLPQQHDKSSQESCEKTDYRKLEGGGSRSVAVEEFKKSKSIERTSARSDKQSTVAVEQRAHQKDLSCDEESSKISPQSTPMLHSLAQEGKSWPEGCPATGRDRHPSVDALMSKQPRRNDRYATALRNEIQTRRARLQKSKSTAALNEPCEAEEHTGNWKPDFIENFISSDHSFTSTYKDHLKEAQARVLKATSFKRRDLEPGPSDHPSMSPEYRIHSQSFSTLAFPSEDASELSEPTQVKVNLSGSGSQQVLRIGGRKRFTTEQKLRSYSEPEKMHEVGISEDCHRCPNTSEEVLGSFADRWKFFEETSKSTHQKPAHKPTPASVREELARKSHGNDGGESWRERRARAASLGSENILDPQERTRDRIYYGGHQAVAKSAKPEQSRRLGTFAEYQASWKEQRKLLETKSSGRYHSADNILDAGLEEHEKPQYRHERSRSSPSTDYYAQDDSAGARRRRRAEDGREEQQDALAENGSPEAGSSPLRHIEIGHVTDSAGERGDDFDQNLGHRRKSSSRPSETREPLVPAQESRARSGTLPSDYRYSAEIKDCSLPSFIHSEPHAVNENRSCHQGRGEDSQQIDPAVSNKKRRPPPQRPPPPKLDSNIKYKCPDGLASSPGTFLDSLLTVPSKPAPSCSPSAADAVGLSITRSPAERVSARLQEPRQTSSSENERQHLEKTHLSSEPALPLKYRFLQKSGMETSRSPSPQFAPQKLTDKPPVSVQDENPARIERVIGKNTTVKMVPIKIVHSESHAEKENRQNLLSNIEPPVLPSGLEKDQIKTLSTSEQSYSRFCAYTRQDPEYEVENQTRTADSQRANSPESILKDSDISNLSINYTKAKEKTFEDLKSEELAREIVGKDKSLADILDPNVKLKTAMDLMVGIFPKDDHLLEDAQQRRKFLAKIPSPKLTEEKKEEQSMPSAVSLTTSSAYYSTSAPKAELLIKMKDMQQQQQQQQAEEDSEEELDCDLSEKKQELIDSISRKLQVLREARESLLEDIQANNVLGDEVEAIVKDVCKANEFDKFRMFIGDLDKVVNLLLSLSGRLARVENALNNLDGSASPEERRTLEEKQKLLTRQHEDAKELKENLDRRERIVFDILASYLSEESLADYEHFVKMKPALIIEQRELEDKIKLGEEQLKCLTDSLPLDRTK